One Clostridium sp. CM027 genomic window carries:
- a CDS encoding BMP family ABC transporter substrate-binding protein: protein MKKKLGSLLIVLTLVMPLMIAGCGTDKKTETKGTQKKEINVGFIYVGPVGDEGWTYSHDVARKEIEKQLAVKTLYKESVKEDLAEVEKVCEEMINQGANVIVGTSFGFMDGMEASAAKHPEVKYLHASGYKTSENMSNYFGRIYQARYLSGIVAGMKTKTNKIGYAAAHPIPEVIRGINAFALGVQSVNPKAVVKVKWTNTWYDPAREKEAGKALIAEGVDVITQHQDTAGPLQAAEEAGISAIGYNTDMKAKAPKAYMTSPVWNWTPYYVEQIKAIKAGTWKSASYWKGLESGVVSLAPLTENAPTGAKEAVEKAKTEILSGENKIFVGPLKDQTGTTKIEKGKVMTDEELLQFNWFVKGVEGKIEK from the coding sequence ATGAAGAAAAAATTAGGAAGTTTATTAATAGTACTTACATTAGTTATGCCTTTAATGATTGCAGGATGTGGCACTGATAAGAAAACTGAGACAAAAGGTACGCAAAAAAAGGAAATAAACGTAGGGTTTATATATGTAGGACCTGTAGGTGACGAAGGCTGGACTTACTCTCATGATGTTGCAAGAAAAGAGATTGAAAAACAGCTAGCTGTAAAAACTTTGTATAAAGAATCAGTAAAAGAGGATTTAGCAGAAGTTGAAAAAGTATGTGAAGAAATGATTAATCAAGGAGCTAACGTTATTGTAGGAACAAGTTTTGGATTTATGGATGGAATGGAAGCATCAGCTGCGAAACATCCTGAAGTTAAATATCTACATGCATCTGGGTACAAAACTTCAGAAAATATGTCAAACTATTTTGGACGTATCTATCAAGCAAGGTATCTTTCAGGGATAGTTGCTGGGATGAAGACTAAAACTAATAAAATAGGATATGCAGCAGCACACCCAATTCCAGAAGTAATAAGAGGAATAAATGCTTTTGCTCTAGGGGTACAATCAGTGAATCCGAAAGCTGTAGTAAAAGTAAAATGGACTAATACTTGGTATGACCCAGCTAGAGAAAAAGAAGCAGGAAAGGCACTTATTGCAGAAGGTGTAGACGTAATTACCCAGCATCAAGATACTGCAGGGCCATTACAAGCTGCAGAAGAAGCAGGAATATCCGCTATTGGATATAATACAGATATGAAAGCTAAAGCACCTAAAGCATATATGACATCGCCAGTTTGGAATTGGACACCATATTATGTTGAGCAAATAAAAGCTATTAAAGCCGGTACGTGGAAATCAGCAAGTTATTGGAAAGGTTTAGAATCTGGAGTAGTGAGTCTTGCGCCGCTCACAGAAAATGCACCAACTGGAGCAAAAGAGGCTGTAGAAAAGGCTAAAACAGAGATTCTTTCAGGTGAAAACAAAATATTTGTAGGACCTTTAAAGGACCAAACGGGAACTACTAAAATTGAAAAAGGTAAAGTCATGACAGATGAGGAATTACTACAATTTAATTGGTTTGTTAAAGGCGTAGAAGGAAAAATAGAGAAATAA
- a CDS encoding DUF2975 domain-containing protein: MKKSLSINFIEVLLDVLLTVSGFLLVMGVLHVLFGGKAVFTINIGISFIVYLIYVLILYNLRKIVCSAKLTPFCFDNVRRFKIIGYYMFSIAIFDVIMNYKRQAGIEIFATRYGSLKGSFFMYIVLACMALALAEIFKKAIEIKEENDSTV, encoded by the coding sequence ATGAAAAAGTCTCTATCAATAAATTTTATCGAAGTACTTTTAGATGTTTTACTAACTGTATCAGGGTTTTTATTAGTAATGGGTGTATTACATGTACTATTTGGTGGAAAGGCTGTATTTACTATAAATATTGGTATTAGTTTTATAGTTTATTTAATTTACGTTTTAATACTTTACAATCTACGCAAAATTGTTTGTAGTGCTAAATTAACACCGTTTTGTTTTGATAATGTCAGGAGATTTAAAATAATTGGATATTATATGTTCTCTATAGCTATTTTTGATGTAATCATGAACTACAAAAGACAAGCTGGTATAGAAATATTTGCTACAAGATATGGGTCACTTAAAGGCAGTTTTTTTATGTATATTGTGTTAGCTTGTATGGCTTTAGCTTTAGCAGAAATATTCAAAAAAGCAATTGAAATAAAAGAAGAAAACGACTCGACTGTCTAA
- the rpsA gene encoding 30S ribosomal protein S1, producing MTTDNKEEVIMKDMTTDGNEEVIMKDMTVDSSEEITMKDAMDNTDDVLLAKKSEDSVKVWEKLQEIVDENKTLEVTVSDIVKGGATAYIDGVRAFIPASQISDSYIENLEDFKGKTLEVKIIELDKENKNIVLSRRVIEKEENEGKKDIIWNELKKGDKRKGVITRLAKFGAFVDLGGIDGLIHVSQLSWKRVQDPAEVVSVGDEVEVTILDFDKEKGRISLGLKSEAGNPWKNIVSNYKPGAIVEGTVVKLMDFGAFVQLESGVEGLVHLSEISEERIAKVSDVLKVGEVVKVKIGEINEKDRRISLSIREAARGNEDFSQYKQEEEAGLTLADILGDKFKNFKFE from the coding sequence ATGACAACAGATAATAAAGAAGAAGTTATAATGAAAGATATGACAACAGATGGTAATGAGGAAGTTATCATGAAAGATATGACAGTAGATAGTAGTGAAGAAATTACAATGAAAGATGCGATGGATAATACTGATGACGTGCTTTTAGCTAAAAAAAGTGAAGATAGCGTTAAAGTTTGGGAAAAATTACAGGAAATCGTAGATGAGAATAAAACGTTAGAAGTAACAGTTAGTGACATAGTAAAAGGCGGAGCTACGGCTTATATTGATGGAGTTAGAGCATTTATACCTGCGTCACAAATCTCAGATTCATATATAGAAAACCTAGAAGACTTTAAAGGCAAAACTTTAGAAGTTAAAATAATAGAACTTGATAAAGAAAATAAAAACATAGTTCTATCAAGAAGAGTAATAGAAAAAGAAGAGAATGAAGGTAAAAAAGATATAATTTGGAATGAACTCAAAAAGGGCGATAAGAGAAAAGGTGTTATAACTAGACTTGCTAAATTTGGTGCTTTTGTAGATTTAGGCGGCATTGATGGTCTTATTCACGTTTCACAATTATCATGGAAAAGAGTTCAAGATCCAGCAGAGGTAGTGTCAGTTGGAGATGAAGTTGAAGTTACTATTTTAGATTTTGATAAAGAAAAAGGAAGAATATCTTTAGGACTTAAATCAGAAGCAGGAAACCCATGGAAGAATATAGTAAGCAACTACAAGCCTGGTGCTATAGTAGAAGGAACTGTTGTAAAATTAATGGATTTCGGTGCTTTTGTACAACTTGAATCAGGAGTAGAAGGACTAGTTCATTTATCAGAAATATCAGAAGAACGTATAGCAAAAGTTTCTGACGTATTAAAAGTTGGAGAAGTTGTAAAAGTTAAAATCGGTGAAATAAACGAAAAAGATAGAAGAATAAGCCTAAGTATTAGAGAAGCAGCAAGAGGAAATGAAGATTTTTCACAATATAAGCAAGAAGAAGAAGCTGGATTAACTTTAGCTGATATATTAGGAGATAAATTCAAAAACTTTAAATTTGAATAA
- a CDS encoding DUF3784 domain-containing protein, producing the protein MFLHFLLQVAFREIQYLLFRSYFEHLYDIVETKITGFNTMSKKEKEEFNVVSLCKYTGKFMFMIAFE; encoded by the coding sequence ATGTTTCTGCATTTCTTATTGCAAGTCGCTTTCAGAGAAATCCAATACTTATTATTTAGATCTTATTTTGAACATCTTTATGACATAGTAGAGACAAAGATTACAGGATTTAATACAATGTCAAAAAAAGAAAAAGAAGAGTTTAATGTTGTTTCCTTGTGTAAATACACGGGGAAATTCATGTTTATGATTGCTTTTGAATAA
- a CDS encoding ABC transporter permease: MMKIVKRAETRKTDNFKIRSIAILLSLLVLGMFLLVIKLNPIDVYASLIKGSFGSSYSIKQTLIKAILLIVASLGISIAFKMQFWNIGGEGQIVMGAFAATFFALKFPYMDKLPLLLIMFCAGILGGGLWALIAALLKGKWNTNETIVTLMLNYIALKFITYLQYGPWKDKRAMGFPKIPNLSPNATLPDVFGIHMGWIIAIILVIIVYIFMKYTKKGYEISVLGESEKTALYAGIKIRKTMYIAIFLSGALCGIAGVIQVSAVSRTLSAQVAGGAGFTAIIIAWLSGLSAPIIVIVSILFAALLQGASFIQTAFGIPEAAAQLIQAIILFFVLGSEFFIKYKINFNYQGILKEENRNE; the protein is encoded by the coding sequence ATGATGAAGATTGTTAAAAGAGCTGAAACTCGCAAAACTGATAATTTTAAAATTAGAAGCATTGCAATCCTCCTATCATTATTGGTACTAGGTATGTTTTTGTTAGTAATTAAACTTAATCCAATAGACGTATATGCGTCTCTTATAAAGGGAAGCTTTGGCTCGAGTTATAGTATTAAGCAAACACTTATTAAGGCAATACTACTGATTGTAGCTTCTCTTGGAATATCGATAGCCTTCAAGATGCAATTTTGGAATATTGGTGGAGAAGGACAAATAGTAATGGGAGCCTTTGCTGCTACTTTTTTTGCATTGAAATTTCCCTATATGGATAAATTACCATTGTTATTAATAATGTTTTGTGCAGGTATTTTAGGCGGAGGGTTATGGGCATTAATTGCAGCCTTACTTAAGGGGAAATGGAATACTAATGAAACGATTGTAACATTAATGCTAAATTACATAGCCTTAAAGTTTATTACATACCTACAATATGGACCTTGGAAGGATAAGAGAGCAATGGGTTTCCCTAAAATACCTAACTTATCGCCAAATGCAACGCTTCCAGATGTTTTTGGTATACATATGGGATGGATAATCGCAATTATACTTGTGATTATAGTGTATATTTTCATGAAATATACTAAGAAGGGTTATGAAATTTCGGTGCTTGGAGAAAGTGAAAAAACAGCATTGTATGCAGGCATTAAAATTAGAAAAACCATGTACATAGCTATATTTTTAAGTGGAGCACTCTGTGGAATTGCAGGTGTAATTCAAGTATCAGCTGTAAGTAGGACACTGTCTGCACAAGTTGCAGGTGGGGCAGGATTTACAGCTATAATTATAGCTTGGCTTTCAGGATTAAGTGCACCCATTATAGTAATAGTATCTATACTATTTGCGGCTCTATTACAAGGAGCGTCATTTATTCAAACAGCATTTGGAATACCTGAAGCGGCTGCACAATTAATACAAGCAATTATACTGTTTTTTGTATTAGGCAGTGAATTCTTCATTAAATATAAAATAAATTTTAACTATCAAGGCATATTAAAGGAGGAAAATAGAAATGAATAG
- the pepF gene encoding oligoendopeptidase F, whose translation MSEVKKLKTRDEIDSMYKWNVQKMYKSSAAWEEDFEILRSKAPEMQRFSGKLGTAEELLSFLESNVEIQRLLEKLLVYAHLRGDEDTAKAEFQVLKNKIDSYAAEVSSATAFFVPELLSLKEGFIDEAICKIPKLKIYEFYLLDILSQKPHTLSVEGEKLLASVSDCLNAPGNIFEMLTNADMTFPSIKDEKGNEIELTEGNYSIFIKSKDRRVRKDAFETLFGTYKGFRNTLTTSLTSSIKNFVFNAKTRNYASALESSLKPNNIPVEVYHNVVDTINNNLDSLHKYVRLKKKLLGLDEIHMYDLYVPIVDAVQDSIEYEDAVKLALDGIKPLGQEYLNIFKEGISEGWVDVFENKGKRSGAYSSGCYDSMPYVLLNYNHQLNDVSTLAHEMGHSIHSYYSRKNQPYIYSEYELFCAEVASTTNECLLIDYLIKNETDKKKRLFLINQQLEGIRTTVFRQCMFAEFEKTTHENIEQGNPLSPEDLCKIYHDLNRKYFGAEMVVDEGIDMEWARIPHFYSDFYVYQYTTGFAAANSFSKMIVEEGESAVERYKGFLKSGGSDYPINILKKAGVDMSSPKPLEDTIRRFDELLEMLEKEI comes from the coding sequence GTGAGTGAAGTTAAAAAACTTAAAACAAGAGATGAAATTGACAGCATGTACAAGTGGAACGTCCAAAAGATGTATAAGAGTTCTGCGGCGTGGGAAGAAGATTTTGAAATACTAAGATCTAAAGCACCAGAAATGCAAAGATTTTCAGGGAAACTGGGCACTGCTGAGGAGTTATTATCATTTTTAGAAAGCAATGTAGAGATTCAAAGACTTCTAGAAAAATTGCTTGTATATGCACATTTAAGAGGGGATGAGGATACAGCTAAGGCAGAGTTTCAAGTACTTAAAAATAAGATTGATTCATATGCCGCAGAAGTTTCGAGTGCCACTGCATTTTTTGTCCCTGAACTATTATCATTAAAAGAGGGCTTTATAGATGAGGCAATTTGTAAGATTCCAAAACTTAAAATATATGAATTCTACTTACTAGATATTTTAAGTCAAAAGCCTCATACATTAAGTGTAGAGGGAGAAAAGCTATTAGCATCTGTAAGCGACTGCTTAAATGCCCCGGGAAATATATTTGAAATGCTTACAAATGCAGATATGACGTTTCCAAGTATAAAAGATGAAAAAGGTAATGAAATTGAATTAACAGAAGGAAACTACAGTATTTTTATAAAATCGAAGGATAGAAGGGTAAGAAAAGATGCCTTTGAAACATTATTTGGAACATATAAGGGGTTTAGAAATACGTTAACAACATCTTTAACATCATCAATAAAAAACTTTGTATTTAATGCAAAAACAAGAAATTATGCATCAGCATTAGAAAGCTCATTAAAGCCTAATAATATTCCAGTAGAGGTTTATCATAATGTGGTGGATACTATAAACAACAATCTAGACTCCCTCCATAAATATGTAAGACTTAAAAAGAAACTTTTAGGACTTGATGAAATTCATATGTATGATTTATATGTGCCAATAGTTGATGCGGTGCAAGATAGTATTGAGTATGAAGATGCTGTTAAGTTAGCATTAGATGGTATAAAACCTTTGGGGCAAGAATATTTAAATATATTTAAAGAAGGAATTAGTGAAGGCTGGGTAGATGTATTTGAAAATAAGGGTAAACGTTCTGGGGCATATTCTTCGGGATGCTATGACAGTATGCCATACGTACTCTTGAATTATAATCACCAATTAAATGATGTATCTACGCTTGCTCATGAAATGGGGCACTCTATTCATTCTTATTATTCAAGGAAGAATCAACCGTATATATATTCAGAGTATGAGTTATTCTGTGCGGAAGTAGCATCTACAACTAATGAATGTTTACTAATAGATTATTTAATTAAAAATGAGACAGATAAGAAGAAAAGACTATTCTTAATAAATCAGCAATTGGAAGGAATAAGAACTACAGTATTTAGACAATGTATGTTTGCAGAGTTTGAAAAAACAACCCATGAAAATATTGAGCAGGGTAACCCATTATCTCCAGAGGACTTATGTAAAATTTATCATGATTTAAACCGAAAATATTTTGGAGCTGAAATGGTGGTAGATGAGGGTATTGATATGGAATGGGCAAGAATTCCTCACTTTTACAGCGACTTCTATGTATATCAATATACTACGGGTTTTGCAGCAGCTAATTCTTTCAGTAAAATGATAGTTGAAGAGGGCGAAAGCGCTGTAGAAAGATATAAAGGATTCTTAAAGAGCGGTGGAAGTGACTATCCAATAAATATACTTAAAAAAGCAGGGGTAGATATGTCATCACCAAAACCTTTAGAGGATACTATAAGAAGATTTGATGAATTATTAGAAATGCTCGAAAAAGAGATATAA
- a CDS encoding ABC transporter permease — MNSITTFLAAAVVAGTPLLFATLGELLTEKVGNLNLGVEGMMLMGSVIGFMAGLSTGNPVIAMIAAAISGAFGALIYAFLTITLRANQVVCGLTLTIFGTGFSSMIGKKLIGQVTPDKVKSFFVPKRIPLIGDIPFIGDIFFNQDVFVYLGYIITLLLFIYLYKTTKGLNTMAVGENPAAADAASINVNLYKYVNTLVGGALCGLGGAYLSLVYVPAWQENVTSGRGWIAVALVIFATWRPHRAIIGAYLFGGLDIVGFRLQGLPNFSVSQYLIDLLPYLVTIIILVIVSMKKSSENSPPAGLGNPYFREER, encoded by the coding sequence ATGAATAGTATAACAACATTTTTAGCCGCTGCGGTTGTAGCAGGTACACCTCTACTTTTTGCCACATTAGGTGAATTATTAACTGAAAAGGTAGGTAACCTTAATTTAGGTGTAGAAGGCATGATGCTTATGGGATCTGTCATTGGATTTATGGCAGGCTTAAGTACGGGAAATCCTGTTATAGCAATGATAGCTGCAGCGATTTCAGGAGCCTTTGGAGCGTTAATTTATGCGTTTTTAACTATAACACTTCGGGCAAATCAAGTTGTATGTGGTCTTACGCTAACTATATTTGGAACAGGGTTCTCAAGTATGATAGGTAAAAAATTGATTGGGCAAGTTACCCCAGATAAGGTTAAATCATTTTTCGTACCTAAAAGAATTCCATTAATTGGAGATATACCTTTTATAGGAGATATATTTTTTAATCAAGATGTGTTTGTATATTTGGGATATATTATAACTTTGCTTTTGTTTATATATTTATATAAAACTACTAAGGGCTTAAACACCATGGCAGTTGGCGAAAATCCTGCAGCTGCCGATGCAGCTAGTATAAACGTTAATTTGTATAAATATGTGAATACATTAGTAGGCGGAGCTCTTTGTGGTCTTGGAGGAGCATATCTATCTCTTGTTTATGTTCCAGCATGGCAGGAGAATGTAACATCTGGCAGAGGATGGATAGCAGTGGCCTTAGTAATTTTTGCAACTTGGAGACCTCATAGAGCGATTATAGGAGCATACCTTTTTGGAGGGCTTGACATAGTAGGTTTTAGACTTCAAGGATTACCTAATTTTTCAGTATCTCAATATCTTATTGATTTGCTACCATATTTAGTTACAATAATTATTTTAGTAATAGTATCAATGAAAAAATCTAGTGAAAACTCACCACCGGCTGGACTCGGAAACCCCTATTTTAGAGAAGAAAGATAG
- a CDS encoding APC family permease, with product MEASKELDSINNSPKTLKKEIGLLESITLVIGMVIGSGIFFKPSIVFKNAGSPTMGILAWVAGGIITMASGLTIAEIAAAIPKTGGIFIYLKELYGEKWAFLFGWVQTVIYVPGAAAALAIVLATQATNFVPMSPIQQKLFAILMIFVITTANVLSTKLASKIQFIATVAKLIPIFIIIALGLIKGTAHSFSLPLGTTAAGAGFGAAMLGTLWAYDGWVGVGNIAGELKNPKKDIPKSIILGLIVIITVYVLFNLAIINIIPITAVISSNKVASDVATVLFGKFGSLFITAGILISIFGTLNGYLMTGVRIPFAMARDKLLPFDKILGKVNQKYQTPLNAFIFEAVLASLYVFSGSFDTLTDLVIFVLWIFFTMAVAGIFILRTKHKDLERPYKVPFYPIVPLIGITGGIYILVSTLLTDTSKALIGLAITLIGLPVYWYITKKKQD from the coding sequence CTGGAAGCATCAAAAGAATTAGATTCTATCAATAATTCACCAAAAACACTAAAGAAAGAAATCGGCTTACTAGAATCCATTACCCTAGTTATAGGTATGGTTATAGGTTCAGGGATTTTCTTTAAACCTTCTATTGTATTTAAAAACGCAGGATCTCCAACCATGGGAATACTTGCTTGGGTCGCCGGTGGCATTATAACTATGGCTTCTGGTCTTACTATAGCTGAAATAGCAGCAGCTATTCCAAAAACTGGTGGTATATTTATATATCTTAAAGAACTCTATGGAGAAAAATGGGCATTTCTATTTGGTTGGGTACAGACGGTTATTTATGTACCTGGTGCCGCCGCAGCACTCGCAATAGTTTTAGCAACTCAAGCTACTAATTTTGTACCTATGAGTCCAATCCAGCAAAAACTATTTGCAATATTAATGATATTTGTTATCACCACTGCAAACGTGTTATCAACAAAACTTGCTAGTAAAATTCAGTTCATTGCAACTGTTGCAAAACTAATTCCAATTTTTATTATTATTGCTTTAGGCCTTATAAAAGGAACAGCTCACAGTTTTTCCTTGCCACTAGGGACTACTGCAGCCGGAGCTGGTTTTGGAGCTGCTATGCTTGGAACACTTTGGGCTTATGATGGCTGGGTAGGCGTAGGTAATATAGCAGGAGAACTTAAAAATCCTAAAAAAGACATACCAAAGTCCATAATTTTAGGACTAATCGTTATTATAACAGTGTATGTTTTATTTAATTTAGCAATTATAAACATAATTCCTATAACAGCTGTTATTAGTTCTAATAAAGTGGCTTCTGATGTTGCAACAGTTTTATTTGGAAAATTTGGTTCATTGTTTATAACTGCTGGCATATTAATTTCAATCTTTGGAACATTAAATGGTTACCTAATGACAGGAGTTAGAATACCCTTTGCCATGGCTCGAGATAAACTTTTACCTTTTGATAAGATCCTCGGAAAAGTTAATCAAAAATATCAAACTCCATTAAACGCTTTTATTTTCGAGGCAGTACTCGCCTCTTTATATGTATTTAGCGGTTCTTTTGATACCTTAACTGATCTTGTTATATTTGTTTTATGGATTTTCTTCACAATGGCAGTAGCTGGTATCTTTATATTAAGAACAAAACATAAAGATTTAGAGAGACCTTATAAAGTACCCTTCTACCCAATAGTTCCACTCATCGGAATTACTGGAGGTATATATATCCTAGTAAGTACACTTTTAACTGATACTTCAAAAGCACTTATAGGACTTGCAATAACCTTAATTGGATTACCTGTATATTGGTATATTACTAAAAAGAAACAAGACTAA
- the cbiG gene encoding cobalt-precorrin 5A hydrolase, whose product MIYNRNGDKMKYAVITFTEKGDQIANILASSLNIDLYSKKKQSDFNFKEVSRNVMENYRGVIFISSTGIAVRAIAPYIKSKDVDPAVLVIDNSCNYVISLLSGHLGGANELTLKVSKLLESQAIITTATDNLGIYAPDMIAKDNGLIIEDLKKAKEIAALLVEGRKIGFFDERGIVQTPVGYSSNLEDISGLLYICSSESTDNHLKGHIVPTLKLIRRNIVLGIGCRKDFSTQKMKQTVLRVLKEYNIDIRSIKSITTILIKKDEVAINALVDYFKCQLKIFTAEDIKQVQHKFYGSDFVEKTIGVRAVCEPCVELSGARIIKNKMKLDGMTLCIGEV is encoded by the coding sequence ATGATATATAATAGGAATGGTGACAAAATGAAATATGCAGTTATTACATTTACAGAAAAGGGAGATCAAATAGCTAATATTTTAGCTTCAAGCCTTAACATTGATTTGTATTCAAAGAAAAAGCAAAGTGATTTTAATTTTAAGGAAGTTAGTAGAAATGTAATGGAAAACTATAGAGGTGTAATATTTATAAGTTCTACAGGTATTGCAGTTAGAGCTATAGCGCCATACATAAAAAGTAAGGATGTGGACCCTGCAGTATTAGTTATAGATAATTCTTGTAATTATGTTATAAGTCTTTTAAGCGGTCATTTAGGAGGCGCAAATGAGCTTACATTAAAGGTTAGTAAGCTTCTCGAATCACAAGCGATAATAACTACTGCTACAGATAATTTAGGTATTTATGCTCCAGATATGATAGCAAAAGATAATGGACTTATAATTGAAGATTTGAAAAAAGCAAAAGAAATAGCGGCTCTTTTAGTAGAGGGAAGAAAAATTGGATTTTTTGATGAAAGAGGGATAGTACAAACGCCCGTTGGATATAGTAGTAATTTAGAGGACATTAGTGGGTTACTATACATTTGCAGCTCAGAGAGTACTGATAATCATTTAAAGGGACATATAGTGCCTACGCTTAAATTAATAAGAAGAAATATCGTACTAGGGATAGGATGTAGAAAAGATTTTTCAACCCAGAAAATGAAACAAACTGTATTAAGGGTTCTTAAAGAATATAATATAGATATTAGGTCTATAAAGTCTATAACGACGATTTTGATAAAAAAAGATGAGGTTGCAATAAATGCGCTAGTAGATTATTTTAAATGCCAACTTAAAATATTTACGGCAGAAGATATAAAGCAAGTACAACATAAATTTTACGGTAGTGATTTCGTTGAAAAAACTATTGGAGTTAGAGCTGTTTGTGAGCCTTGTGTAGAACTTAGTGGTGCAAGGATTATAAAAAATAAGATGAAATTAGATGGTATGACGTTATGTATAGGTGAAGTATGA
- a CDS encoding DUF1737 domain-containing protein: protein MEKKLRYRLITGKDDANFCKRISELLDEGYTLYESPSCTFNGQDVIVAQAVIKNDKK, encoded by the coding sequence ATGGAGAAAAAGCTTAGATATAGATTGATTACCGGAAAAGATGATGCGAACTTTTGTAAAAGAATTTCTGAATTACTTGATGAAGGTTATACATTATATGAATCTCCTTCGTGTACATTTAACGGACAAGATGTAATTGTGGCACAAGCTGTAATTAAGAATGATAAAAAATAA
- a CDS encoding ABC transporter ATP-binding protein — MNEIPYVSIENISKTFGKVIANKNMNLTVHGGEIHALLGENGAGKSTLMNMLSGVYTPDSGSIFIHGKNMNFTSPKDAIKAGIGMIYQHFKLVEEMTAKQNILLGQNRGLFFNDKLEIKKINDICEKFHLEMDVNKYVCDMAVGERQNLEILKVLYRGADVLVLDEPTTVFTQRETEKLFKIMRKMKEQGCAIIFISHKMDEVMEICDKITVLRKGEAIKTVEKENTTPKQLTELMMGRKADLSINKVNKEPGDIMLKVKDLKVLNAEKAEIIKNISFSLRSSEILGVAGIAGSGQRELCEAIAGIEKVASGEIVLEGENLVGKSPRDIINKGISMSFIPEDRLGMGLVASMGMVDNLLLKDYHTQKGIFIDRKPVVIKAKKMVEKFEIKTPDIHHPIKYLSGGNIQKILVGRELSMYPKILVMAYAVRGLDINTCYTIYDLISQEKEKGTAVLFIGEDLDVLIKLCDRIMVLCDGEVTGIVDAKKASREEIGMMMVGNTAQMEEN, encoded by the coding sequence ATGAATGAAATCCCTTATGTATCTATAGAGAATATTAGTAAGACCTTCGGAAAGGTAATAGCTAATAAGAATATGAATTTAACGGTGCATGGTGGGGAAATTCATGCGCTACTAGGTGAAAATGGGGCAGGTAAAAGCACTCTCATGAATATGCTATCAGGGGTATATACTCCTGATAGTGGCTCTATTTTTATTCATGGGAAAAATATGAATTTTACTTCTCCAAAGGATGCTATTAAAGCTGGTATAGGAATGATTTATCAGCATTTTAAATTAGTTGAGGAAATGACTGCGAAGCAAAATATATTACTGGGTCAAAATAGAGGCTTATTTTTTAATGACAAGTTAGAAATTAAAAAGATTAATGATATATGTGAAAAATTTCATTTAGAGATGGATGTAAACAAATATGTTTGTGATATGGCAGTAGGAGAGAGGCAAAATCTTGAAATACTTAAAGTACTTTATAGAGGTGCTGATGTCTTGGTATTAGATGAACCTACTACGGTATTTACTCAACGTGAAACTGAAAAATTATTTAAAATAATGAGAAAGATGAAAGAACAAGGCTGTGCAATTATATTTATAAGTCATAAAATGGATGAAGTAATGGAGATCTGTGACAAAATTACTGTATTAAGAAAAGGTGAAGCTATAAAAACAGTTGAAAAAGAAAATACCACTCCAAAGCAATTAACAGAACTTATGATGGGTCGCAAAGCGGATTTATCTATAAATAAGGTAAATAAAGAGCCAGGAGATATAATGCTTAAGGTAAAGGACTTGAAAGTGTTAAATGCTGAAAAGGCAGAGATAATTAAAAATATTAGTTTCAGCCTAAGAAGTTCTGAAATTCTTGGCGTGGCTGGAATTGCTGGAAGTGGCCAAAGGGAATTATGTGAGGCCATTGCAGGAATTGAGAAGGTAGCAAGTGGTGAAATAGTTCTTGAGGGGGAGAATCTAGTAGGGAAATCTCCTAGAGATATTATTAATAAAGGCATAAGTATGAGCTTTATACCAGAAGATAGATTAGGAATGGGACTTGTTGCTTCTATGGGAATGGTGGATAACCTTTTGCTAAAGGATTACCACACGCAAAAGGGGATATTTATAGATAGAAAACCAGTCGTAATTAAAGCAAAAAAAATGGTTGAGAAATTTGAAATTAAGACACCGGACATACATCATCCCATAAAATATTTATCAGGTGGGAATATTCAAAAAATATTAGTTGGAAGAGAATTAAGTATGTATCCGAAGATTCTTGTTATGGCATATGCGGTAAGGGGCTTGGATATTAATACGTGTTATACGATTTACGACCTAATAAGTCAAGAGAAGGAAAAAGGAACGGCAGTATTATTCATTGGAGAAGATTTGGATGTGTTAATTAAGTTGTGCGATAGGATTATGGTGCTTTGTGATGGTGAGGTTACTGGCATTGTTGATGCGAAAAAAGCTTCAAGAGAAGAAATTGGTATGATGATGGTGGGAAATACTGCCCAGATGGAGGAGAATTAG